CCACCGACTTCGTCAACCTGGAGCCCGGCAAGCTCGGTCCTTACAGCGCCATCTTCGTGTTCTCGGCCGGGCTCCTGGCGTCCAACTTCGTGTGGAACACGATCGTGATGAAGCGCCCCTTCGTCGGGCCGCCGGTGCCGTTCGGGGATTATGTCTCCAAGGGATCGGCGCGGCTCCACTCGATTGGCATCCTCGGCGGGATGATCTGGAATCTGGGGATGGCGCTGAGCATCATCGCGGCGGGCGCGGCCGGCTTCGCGATCTCCTATGGCCTGGGGCAGGGCGCCACGCTCGTCGCCGCGCTGTGGGGTGTCTTCATCTGGAAAGAGTTCACGGGTGCGCCGGCGGGGACCAACCGCCTTCTAGCGCTCATGTTCGTGGCGTTTGTCGTCGGCCTGACGCTGATTGTGGCCGCCCGACTCGCGTAGGCGAGGGCCCGGGCTGACTAGAGCTCGACGTAGTCTTCCTGGATTATCTCGGCGCCGCTCGCGCCGAGACGGTCCAGGAGATCGAGGATGATGCCGGCCTTGTCCTCCGCGTCGCGGCGGGACCAGGTCCGCGACTTCAGCTCGAGGAAGTAGGAGTCGGTCGCCGGATTCAGCAGGCGGTCGAGATGCACGTAGAACTGCACGCCCCGGTAACCCACCAGCCACCGGCGGCGGTCCTTCTCGATGTCACGTTCGCGCGCCGGCCTGAAGTACTCGCGGTAGAAGCGCAGCGAGTGGGTCGCGGGCGCGAGGAACCGCGAGCGGAACAGCGGCACCGAGCCGAACGCCCGTTCGTGCGTCAGCCCGGTGAGCGTGAGCCGCGCCCGCACGTTCGTGACGGCGTTCCCCTCGTCGAGCGCCGCGTCCTCGCGATAGCGCAAACGGCCCTGGGCCGGGTCGTCGAAGAAGAAATACGTGTCGTACTGGTGGTAGTGGACGGCGCGAATCGCCGTGATCGCCTCGCTCGCCAGCGCGCGCAGCACCGCGTCGGGCGACGCGACGCGCGCCTTGACCTGCACCTCGAAGCTCTCCTCTTCCGTCGCGCCCCCGATCGCGATGAGCTTCTGGAGCACGCTCTGCTCGCGGTGGATCAGAAACCTGTCGACGCGCCGGGCCACGTCGGCGGCCGCCGCCCGCAGTTCGTCCTCGTCGAGCGTGAGCAGCCGCCGCTCGCGCATCAGCCATCGGCCGTTGCACATCACGTCCACGACGTCGGTCGACTTGCCCGCGTAGACGAGCTGCGCGTAGACGCTCTGTGGATCGCGTCGGAACCGCGGCACGTTGTGGAGCTGCTCCAGATCGACGACGATGAGATCCGCGCGCTTGCCGGGCTCGATCGAGCCGACGAGGGCGCCGAGGTGCACCGCGCGCGCGCCGATGCGCGTCGCCATTGACAGGGCCTGCCGGGCCGGCAGCGCCGTTGGATCCCCGCTCACGCCTTTGGCCAGCAACGCAGCCAGACGCATCTCCTCGAACATGTCGAGGTCGTTGTTGGACGCCGTCCCGTCGGTGCCGATGCCGACGGCAGCGCCGATGTCGAGCATCTTGACCACCGGCGAAATGCCGGAACCGAGCTTCAGGTTGCTGGTCGGGTTGTGCGCGATGCCCGCGCCCGCATCCTTGAGCGCCCGGATCTCTCCCTCGTCCACGTGCACGCAGTGCGCGGCCAGCACACGCGCGTCGAACAGCCGCTGCTTCTTGGCCCAGGGGACGACCGGCATCCCGTGCTCGCGCCGGGACTGCTCGACCTCGAGCGCCGTCTCGGCCAGGTGGGTGTGCAACGGGACGTCGAACTCGGACGCGAGTTCCGCGCAGGAACGGAGAATCTCCGTCGTGCACGTGTACGGCGCGTGCGGCGCGACGGCCGGCACCACCAGCGGATGGCCCGCCCATCGCGCGATGAAGTCCCGCGCGCGGGCCAGCGCGTCCTCGAAGCTGGCGGCGTCCGGGGCCGGGAACTTGAGGACCGTCTGCGCGCAGAGGGCGCGCAGACCCGCGGCGGCCGTGGCTTCGGCGACCGACTCCTCGAAGTAGTACATGTCGGCGAAGCACGTCGTCCCCGATCGAATCATCTCGGCGCAGGCGAGCTTCGTGCCGAGCGCCACGAAGTCGGGCCGCACGAACTCCCGCTCGACCGGCATCATGTATCCCATCAGCCAGACGTCGAGGCGGAGGTCGTCGGCCAGTCCGCGCAGCAGCGTCATCGGCGCGTGCGTGTGCGCGTTCACGAGGCCGGGGAGCACCACGCGTCCCCTGCAGTCCACCGTCTCACGCGGCTCGTATCGCGGCTCGACGCTGCCGACCGCAAGGATCTCGCCGCCGCCGACGGCGATGGAGCCCTGCGCATGGACCGTGAACTCCTCGTCCATTGTCAGGACGTGCGCGTTGGTGAGCAGCAGGTCGCAGGGGGTCGGCATCCCGGTTCGGTAGTGTTACTCCAAGTACATCAGCGTGAACATCAAAGATCTGCTCCGCCGGCTGGACTGGCCCCGGAGCGCTGTTCTCTTCGCTGCCATCGCCACGCTTCCGGGATGTGCCCGCCCGGCCGTGCCGCGCCTCGAATTATCACCCGCGGCCTGCAGCCCGCTCACCCATCGACGGAACCTCGAGCTGGACTACCTGTCTACCGCCGGCGCGGCGCTGGTCGCCGAATGCGATCGGCAGGAGGGCCGGACCATCATCTCCTCGTGGCCCGCGTGCGCCTTTCGACGGCGCCGTCGCTCCCAGGGAAGGCCCCCCTACGCCACGTCCTTGCGGATGTGTTCC
This Acidobacteriota bacterium DNA region includes the following protein-coding sequences:
- a CDS encoding amidohydrolase family protein, whose amino-acid sequence is MPTPCDLLLTNAHVLTMDEEFTVHAQGSIAVGGGEILAVGSVEPRYEPRETVDCRGRVVLPGLVNAHTHAPMTLLRGLADDLRLDVWLMGYMMPVEREFVRPDFVALGTKLACAEMIRSGTTCFADMYYFEESVAEATAAAGLRALCAQTVLKFPAPDAASFEDALARARDFIARWAGHPLVVPAVAPHAPYTCTTEILRSCAELASEFDVPLHTHLAETALEVEQSRREHGMPVVPWAKKQRLFDARVLAAHCVHVDEGEIRALKDAGAGIAHNPTSNLKLGSGISPVVKMLDIGAAVGIGTDGTASNNDLDMFEEMRLAALLAKGVSGDPTALPARQALSMATRIGARAVHLGALVGSIEPGKRADLIVVDLEQLHNVPRFRRDPQSVYAQLVYAGKSTDVVDVMCNGRWLMRERRLLTLDEDELRAAAADVARRVDRFLIHREQSVLQKLIAIGGATEEESFEVQVKARVASPDAVLRALASEAITAIRAVHYHQYDTYFFFDDPAQGRLRYREDAALDEGNAVTNVRARLTLTGLTHERAFGSVPLFRSRFLAPATHSLRFYREYFRPARERDIEKDRRRWLVGYRGVQFYVHLDRLLNPATDSYFLELKSRTWSRRDAEDKAGIILDLLDRLGASGAEIIQEDYVEL
- a CDS encoding multidrug DMT transporter permease produces the protein TDFVNLEPGKLGPYSAIFVFSAGLLASNFVWNTIVMKRPFVGPPVPFGDYVSKGSARLHSIGILGGMIWNLGMALSIIAAGAAGFAISYGLGQGATLVAALWGVFIWKEFTGAPAGTNRLLALMFVAFVVGLTLIVAARLA